Proteins encoded in a region of the Photobacterium profundum SS9 genome:
- a CDS encoding OmpA family protein — MTIPRTFSDLSLTALATGVLLSSTAAYAVTPDSQQIMILCSTSAQTITHTTQIGEITGIAYHRSGYLQINETTDDAAIKGALLALTAETGIDSKCWEYLNTADLVSTTGAQDEKLIARVYFAFDSQRLTPESQTVLKAIARKLTNSQQTVSLAGHTDSVGSQGYNYTLGLQRAKSSMQYLIDNEVKDTNLKSKTYGETQPIESNTTSQGRAMNRRVDVVM; from the coding sequence ATGACAATACCACGCACCTTTTCTGATTTATCACTGACCGCCCTAGCAACCGGTGTACTGCTCAGTTCAACGGCGGCCTATGCTGTAACACCTGATAGCCAACAGATCATGATATTATGTTCAACCAGTGCGCAAACCATCACTCACACCACACAAATTGGTGAGATAACCGGTATTGCTTATCACCGCAGCGGCTACTTGCAGATCAATGAAACCACAGACGATGCCGCAATAAAAGGCGCTTTACTCGCTCTAACGGCAGAAACTGGCATTGATTCGAAGTGTTGGGAGTACTTGAATACTGCTGATTTGGTGAGCACAACAGGAGCACAAGACGAAAAACTTATCGCTCGCGTGTATTTTGCTTTTGATAGTCAACGCTTAACCCCTGAGTCACAAACGGTACTAAAAGCCATTGCTCGAAAACTCACAAACAGCCAACAAACGGTAAGCCTAGCAGGCCATACCGACAGTGTTGGTTCCCAAGGGTATAACTACACGCTAGGTTTACAACGTGCGAAATCCTCCATGCAGTATTTGATTGATAACGAAGTGAAAGATACCAACTTGAAGAGCAAAACTTACGGCGAAACCCAGCCTATCGAGAGCAACACGACATCACAAGGCCGAGCGATGAACCGTCGGGTTGATGTCGTGATGTAA
- a CDS encoding septation protein A produces the protein MKQLLDFIPLIIFFVLYKTNDIFVATGALIIATAVQVAVTWFLYKKVEKMQLVTFAMVTVFGGLTLFLHDENFIKWKVTIIYAIFSIGLAVSQIMGKPLIKSMLGKEITLPDTVWTRINMAWTGFFAVCAVVNIYVAFTLPLDVWVNFKVFGLLALTLIFTLVTGGYIYHHMPKETDSE, from the coding sequence ATGAAACAACTGCTCGATTTTATTCCTTTAATCATCTTTTTTGTCTTATACAAAACCAATGATATTTTCGTTGCGACAGGGGCATTGATAATAGCAACTGCCGTTCAAGTTGCTGTAACGTGGTTCTTATATAAGAAAGTGGAAAAAATGCAGTTAGTGACCTTCGCGATGGTCACTGTCTTTGGCGGATTAACGCTGTTTCTTCATGACGAGAATTTCATAAAATGGAAAGTCACCATTATCTATGCCATTTTCTCGATTGGATTAGCGGTAAGCCAAATCATGGGCAAACCACTCATTAAAAGTATGTTGGGTAAAGAAATTACGCTACCCGATACAGTATGGACACGCATTAACATGGCATGGACAGGCTTTTTTGCCGTCTGCGCAGTCGTAAACATCTATGTGGCATTCACTTTACCCCTTGATGTGTGGGTTAATTTTAAAGTATTCGGTTTATTAGCCTTAACTTTGATTTTCACCCTTGTCACCGGTGGATATATTTACCACCATATGCCGAAAGAAACCGATTCAGAATAA
- the yciA gene encoding acyl-CoA thioester hydrolase YciA, translating to MNTENNIPHGQLLLRTLAMPADTNANGDIFGGWIMSQLDLAGAILAKEISGGRVVTVSVDSIAFKAPVKVGDVVCCYGECKRIGNTSMSVALEVWVKPVAHESVGDRYRVCEATFNYVAINSEGRPRPIKKA from the coding sequence ATGAATACAGAAAATAATATTCCACACGGGCAGCTACTGCTGCGTACGCTTGCAATGCCTGCCGACACTAACGCCAATGGTGATATTTTTGGTGGTTGGATTATGTCTCAGCTTGATCTTGCGGGTGCAATTTTAGCGAAAGAAATTTCTGGTGGTCGTGTTGTGACCGTTTCAGTTGATAGCATTGCATTCAAAGCCCCTGTAAAAGTGGGTGATGTTGTATGTTGTTACGGCGAGTGCAAACGCATTGGTAATACATCAATGAGCGTCGCTTTAGAAGTATGGGTTAAACCTGTTGCACACGAAAGTGTGGGCGATCGCTACAGAGTCTGTGAAGCTACCTTTAACTATGTAGCGATTAACAGTGAAGGTCGTCCTCGTCCGATCAAAAAAGCCTAA
- a CDS encoding YciI family protein, giving the protein MWYVIFSQDVENSLERRLSVREKHLARLQALQAEGRLLVAGPMPAIDSENPDEAGFTGSTVIAEFNSLEDAKTWADADPYIAAGVYANVIVKPFKKVLP; this is encoded by the coding sequence ATGTGGTATGTGATTTTTTCTCAGGATGTAGAAAATAGTTTAGAGCGCCGTCTAAGTGTTCGTGAAAAACATCTTGCGCGCCTACAAGCACTACAAGCTGAAGGACGTCTTCTTGTTGCAGGCCCAATGCCAGCCATTGATAGCGAGAACCCTGATGAAGCGGGCTTTACAGGTTCTACCGTTATCGCTGAATTCAATTCATTAGAAGATGCAAAAACATGGGCAGATGCAGACCCATACATTGCAGCTGGTGTTTACGCTAATGTGATTGTAAAACCATTCAAAAAAGTACTGCCTTAA
- the gspS2 gene encoding type II secretion system pilot lipoprotein GspS-beta: MLKKILALSALLILGGCASTEDDAVIALAKSRATTINNKAPYDKVDQYQIMKAHARDKIVEITILYGGGSKIAPTQAAAFAAKNYCSSNELSPLFNEGMGYNIIIMDMRGRKIVEQPVYAAYCAELSQ, encoded by the coding sequence ATGCTTAAAAAAATACTCGCACTTAGTGCGCTGCTAATTCTTGGGGGCTGTGCATCAACCGAAGATGACGCAGTAATCGCTTTGGCGAAAAGCCGAGCGACGACAATCAACAATAAAGCCCCTTATGACAAGGTAGATCAATACCAAATCATGAAAGCGCATGCGCGTGATAAAATCGTAGAGATTACGATTTTATATGGTGGCGGAAGTAAAATCGCCCCAACCCAAGCGGCTGCCTTTGCAGCTAAAAATTACTGCTCAAGTAACGAATTAAGCCCCCTGTTTAATGAAGGTATGGGTTATAACATTATCATCATGGATATGCGTGGTCGAAAAATCGTAGAACAACCAGTATACGCTGCATATTGTGCTGAACTGTCACAATAA